The following proteins are co-located in the Sulfitobacter guttiformis genome:
- a CDS encoding DUF2332 domain-containing protein: MMLINAFRHQAASCAALGSPFMERLLTLLAEKWPMDSKIAKRFAKFGGDIGPAGHSLPLRIASGLHALVLTRRAPELVAVYPPQTPTDAELSEAVLNSIDLHADFLVDWVESPPQTNEVRRSAALIAGARVAVSHFDLPVHLSELGASGGLNLMWDHYALELGGKRFGPSMPVLSLSPEWIGPTPLEATPRIAARAGVDLNPLDPRRADHLLRLTAYLWPDQPERLSLTRSAASVMTAQIDKGDAVEWLRNRLSSAPQGRLHLVQHSVAWQYFPAQARATGTAMLEEAGTRATRDRPLAWLAMESDGDTTSASGAAVTLRLWPGNITMVLGRADFHGRWIKWAHDGVS; this comes from the coding sequence TGACCCTGCTGGCAGAAAAATGGCCAATGGACAGTAAAATCGCAAAGAGGTTTGCAAAATTTGGCGGCGATATCGGTCCCGCCGGCCACTCCCTGCCCCTGCGCATCGCAAGCGGTCTCCATGCGCTGGTGCTCACACGCCGCGCGCCCGAACTCGTCGCGGTCTATCCTCCACAAACGCCAACGGATGCGGAGCTGTCCGAGGCTGTGTTGAATTCGATCGACCTACATGCCGACTTTTTGGTCGACTGGGTCGAAAGTCCACCGCAGACCAACGAAGTGCGCCGCTCTGCCGCGCTGATTGCCGGCGCGCGCGTAGCTGTATCGCATTTCGATCTGCCTGTTCATTTGAGCGAACTAGGGGCAAGTGGTGGACTTAATTTAATGTGGGATCACTATGCGCTGGAGCTTGGCGGAAAAAGGTTCGGCCCGTCCATGCCGGTGCTTTCTCTTTCGCCTGAATGGATCGGCCCTACACCACTTGAAGCTACTCCGCGCATCGCTGCGCGGGCCGGTGTAGATTTGAACCCTCTTGATCCGCGCCGTGCCGACCACCTGCTGCGGCTCACCGCGTATCTGTGGCCGGACCAGCCCGAACGGCTGTCGCTGACCCGTTCTGCTGCCTCGGTGATGACGGCCCAGATCGACAAAGGGGACGCTGTCGAGTGGCTGCGCAACAGACTTTCATCTGCGCCGCAAGGGCGCCTTCATCTGGTCCAGCATTCGGTTGCGTGGCAATATTTTCCTGCGCAGGCGCGCGCTACGGGTACCGCCATGCTAGAAGAAGCAGGCACCAGAGCCACAAGAGACCGACCTCTGGCCTGGCTCGCAATGGAGAGTGACGGCGACACCACGAGCGCAAGCGGCGCTGCAGTGACCCTGCGCCTATGGCCCGGTAACATCACGATGGTGTTAGGACGGGCGGATTTCCATGGCCGCTGGATCAAGTGGGCACACGACGGCGTCTCCTGA